GGGTGGTGAAATTTGGGCAGAGTCTAAAGGTAAAGACCAAGGTAGCCAGTTTCATTTCACTATTCCCATTGTTTTGGGTAGCCAGGAAGAGAAGCGGACAAAGGTGAAGAGTAAATAGTCATTTGTCAATAGTCATTTGTCAATAGTTATGAAAAATAACAAATAACCAATGACGAATGACAAACAACTGTTACAGACTATGACGCGATCGCAATATGATCGTAATGGCGGTGTTACGATGCCCTAAAAACCTTGAGAGAATGCTCTATGGCAGAAACACTTTCTGGAAAAACCCCACTGTTCGCTGGTAGTACTGGCGGCTTGCTCACCAAAGCAAAAGAGGAAGAAAAGTACGCTATCACTTGGACTAGCCCCAAGGCACAGGTATTTGAATTACCTACAGGTGGCGCTGCTACTATGAACCAAGGCGAAAACTTGCTTTACTTGGCTCGTAAAGAATACGGCATTGCTTTGGGCGGTCAACTCCGCAAGTTCAAAATCACAGACTACAAAATCTACCGGATTTTGCCTAATGGAGAAACCACCTTCATTCACCCAGCAGATGGTGTCTTCCCTGAAAAAGTTAACCCAGGCCGTGAGAAAGTACGTCACGTACCCCGTCGCATTGGCCAAAACCCCAGCCCCTCAGCACTCAAGTTCAGCGGTAAACAAACCTACGATGCCTAGAACATAGGTAAATTCAGGGACTGGGTAAGAAAAAGTATAAAGTGTGAAGTGTAAAGCATGAAATTAATTTTATGCCTTAGCCTTGATGCGGAAATCTTTATCCTGCCCAGTCCCCAATCGTCCATTCCATAACAGTTTATGATTTTTCCCGATTTCTCTGATTTTTCTCAATTAGCTTCGCAAGGTAACTTTGTCCCGGTGTATCAAGAATGGGTAGCAGATTTAGATACACCAGTCTCTGCATGGTACAAAGTTTGTGCTGGACAGCCCTACAGCTTTTTGTTGGAATCGGTGGAAGGCGGTGAAAAAATCGGACGCTATAGTTTTGTCGGTTGCGATCCGTTGTGGGTGTTAGAAGCCAGAGGAGAAACAACAACCCAAACACACCGAGATGGTTCGCAAGTTGTGTTTGCTGGTGATCCGTTTACGGCTTTAGCCCAATGTCTTGAGCCTTATCAGCCCATCAAGTTACCCCAATTACCGCCAGGAATTGGAGGATTATTTGGGTTTTGGGGTTATGAATTGATTCGCTGGATTGAACCGCGTGTCCCCGTCCATCCCCAAGATGAGCGCAATATCCCCGATGGTTTATGGATGCAGGTAGACCAATTAATTATTTTTGACCAAGTAAAGCGGAAAATTTGGGCGATCGCATATTCTGATTTACGTGACCCGAATGTAGATTTGCAAGCAGCGTATCAAACAGCCTGCGATCGCGTTACTAATTTGGTCAGTAAGTTGTCTCTACCAGTGTCGCCGCAAAAAACAATCCTGGAATGGACACCTCCCGGTAATCAAAAAGCAGAAAACACCGAATTAGAGTACACCAGCAACTTCACCCGCCCAGAATTCTGCGCCAGCGTCCAAAAGGCCAAAGACTACATCAAAGCAGGTGATATCTTCCAAGTTGTTATTTCCCAGCGACTCTCTACAGAATACACAGGCGACCCTTTTGCCCTTTACCGTTCGCTGCGGCAAATTAATCCTTCGCCTTACATGGCTTATTTCCACTTCCAAGATTGGCAAATTATTGGCTCCAGTCCCGAAGTTATGGTGAAAGCCGAACGTGACCCAGATGAGGGCATTATCGCCACAGTCCGCCCCATTGCAGGCACACGTCCACGAGGTAAAACCACCAAAACAGATGCGGCCTTTGCCGAAGATTTACTCCAAGACCCCAAGGAAATTGCCGAACACGTCATGCTAGTTGACTTAGGACGAAATGATTTGGGGCGAGTTTGTCAAAGCGGTAGTGTTCAAGTTGATGAATTGATGGTAGTTGAGCGCTACTCTCATGTGATGCACATCGTGAGCAATGTGGTAGGTAAATTAGCCCCAAATAAAACTGCTTGGGATTTACTCAAAGCTTGCTTCCCCGCAGGGACTGTTAGCGGCGCACCCAAAATTCGGGCAATGGAAATTATTAACGAATTAGAACCGAGTCGCCGCGGGGTTTATTCTGGCGTGTATGGCTATTACGATTTTGAGGGACAATTAAATAGTGCGATCGCAATTCGCACAATGGTATTACGAGACAACATTGTTAGTGTTCAAGCTGGTGCAGGTTTGGTAGCTGATTCTGAACCCGAAAAAGAATATGAAGAGACACTAAATAAAGCTAGAGGTCTATTAGTCGCCATTCGCTGTTTGCGTTAAAGAAATTTGACGGAAATATAAACAATCCTGAGAACTAACTAGTAGGGACGTAGGCTTGTACTCCACCGGGAGTACGGCTGTTTACCCCTGCATAGATTTGTTCAAAAATCAAATCGGACTGTTATATCTCTCATATAAAGAGGAACTATCAAGCAACAACTGAGAACTTATTGTAGTTTTGTAACGATTTTGTTATATTTCTTTACAGAGGGTAATTAAATGCGCTCAAGTATTTTGCCTCAGACTTTAATTGCAAAGTCGGTTCAGGTGTACAGTTATTGACCAATTTCAACTACATCAAGTTAGATAAATGATCATTTGGAAGGCGGGCTGTATGGATGCTGATGAACTTCTCAGACGCTATCAGACAGGAGAGAGAAATTTCACTCAGATTTGCCTGCATTCAGTAAATCTTAGTGAGGTGTGTTTAGCTGGGATTAATTTGGATAGCGCCAGCTTGGTAAACGTTACCTTCTCTCATTCCAACCTGAGTGGAGCCAACCTCATTGCAGCAAATTTGGCAGCATCATGTCTGTGGAGAACTAATCTTAGTGGTGCGAACCTAATTTGGACAAACTTAAAAGCTGCTAACTTAATTCGTGCCAATCTGAGTAACGTAGACTTACATAAAGCGTCTCTACAGAAATCAGACCTACGTTTAGCAGATTTATGCAATGCTGACCTCAGTGGTGCAGACTTAAGTGGTGCAGATTTGAGCTACGCCAACCTGAGTGGTGCTAACCTAGCAGGAGCAAATCTCAACGGTGCAAACCTCACTGGAGCCAACTTGAACAAAGCAGATTTAAGCTACACCAGTCTCAAGAAAACCATTTTGTTCAAAGCTGATCTCAGTAATGTAGATTTTTCACAAGTAAGCTTGAAAACAGTTAATTTGGATGACATACTTGTGGCTCAATAGTGCCTGAAATAGCCAACTATTAATCTATATGAAAAGAAGCGATCGCTTTCTCTTTGATGAAGCGATCGCCTGAATTGTATACTGGCAGATACGAAAATATTTGAAAAAGTACACAGAAAATTCAGTATCTTTTGATAACTCAGAACAGAAAGGTTATTTACTGACTCTGAAACAGTAGTGAGTAGCGAAATTGTAGCTTGTAAATCGATATTGATAGATGCGCCCTTGATATAGGCATCAAGTTATTAACTTATAACGATTGGAAACATGGTTGTGACGAATTGAAGCCTCAAAAGCTTATTAATCAAGCTGTTAACAATCCAAAAGGCTACTAGCTGTTAGCTTTTTTTAGAGAACGGCGACGAGTTTTGAGTAAACCAATTGCACCTATACCAGCCAAGGCTAAGGTTGCAGAAGGTTCTGGAACACTAACACCTTTTGTTAATTCATGGGCATTTCTAGAACCAATATCTATGGCAAAAACGACATCATTATAATCTTTGTCGCCGCCTCCCCATAAGTCTTCATAACCCAAGACTAAGAAGTTCTTGTACACATAAGTCATTACGTGTTGTAAACCATCTGGATTGGTAGCTTCATTTAACCCAAATACACCTTTAACTGTTGTTCCTTGTTGGTTCTTTCCGTAGATACCTCCATTGATGTCATTAGAGTGCAATAAGAAATCAAGTGTAGTACCAGCTTGGAATTTACCTAAGCTCACCCAGTCACCAATTTTTAATGGGCTATCTTGTTGGGTTTTATTAGCTAAAGCATCGTTAGGATTTGCACAGAAATCTTTAAAATTTTGAAAAGCACTATCTTTGGTACTACAAGATGTATCGCCAAATATTTTTCCCGTGGTGACTGTATCACCATAAGTTGCTTTAAAATCTAAACGGTTGCGATAACCACCAGCAGTTTCACCAATAAAGAAAACTTTAGTATCGTGAGCATATTTCAGGGTTAGTTGAGATAAATCAACTTTCTGCGCTCCAATTGTCTCAGGAGATAAGTAACGAGATTCTTTGCCCACAAAATCTTTGAAGTCTTGGATATTATCTTTAAAATCAGCTGGCGCTTCATTTCTGCTTTGAATGTTAACTGCGTTTGCTGGTGCAGCAGATACCCACAAGCCAGCTACTAAAGCTGTTGCAGTAAGTAAATTAGGAAACAATGAATTTTTCATGGCGTTCTATCACTAATTGAATCATGAATCTATTAATAAGAGATTTGCCATGTGTTCGTCTAGTTAATATTGGTGAAATTATTCACTTTTTTATATTTAGAACTATGAATTATAAGTACTTATAAAACTTATGTATTTATACTAAACAGGCATCGATAAACTATCTTTTAATCAGAACTTTTGATAGCTAATTTCTGGGAAAAATACTCAAGTAGAAATACACAAAAGAAAATATTTAGCAATCCTAAATCATTGGTGAAAAAATATATTATTGACTTTATTTACCAGTAAATTCACAAATCAAATAGGAATGCTGTAGATATTGCGGATAACTCCCAAACATTTTTAGTGATTTTGCTTTTCTTGTTGAGTTTCATCCTCGGAATTTACCAGAGTATGACTACAACAATCTGCGTGCGTGACTGATGGTATTATGTCTGGTACTGGGTCATAACCACCAGGGTGAAATGGATGACAACGCAAGATGCGCCAAATTGCCATCCAGCCACCGCGCACTACTCCAAACCTCTCTATTGCTTGGATGGCGTACATAGAACAAGTTGGCTGAAAGCGACAAGTTGGGGGAAACAACGGCGAGATAAACATTCTGTAACCCCGAATTAGCCAAATAAATAATAGTTTCATTCCTGTTGCCCAAATCTTATAAATTAGAAATAAGGGTAAAAATGTCTAGCGTGTAACATTCTTGTTAATTCTGATTCCTGGTTTAACATCAATTCCACCTTTGTGGCTGCAAATTACCATAGTTGCAGTTTGGGTGTTGCTTATCCTCCTGCTTTCATGGGTGGTAAGTCGCTTTGCTACTGATGATTCAGAAATAGTCAGGAAAATAGTTCATATTGGTACTGGCAATGTGATTCTGTTGGCTTGGTGGCTAGATATCCCGGCTGAAGTAGGTATTACAGCTTCGATTTTAGCGAGTATTGTGACTTTGTTATCTTATCGATTGCCGATTCTGCCGGGGATTAACAGCGTTGGTCGCCAAAGTTTAGGAACATTTTTTTATGCTGTGAGTTTTGGTATTTTAGTTGCCTGGTTTTGGCATTTGCAACAACCACAATATGCGGCGATTGGAATTATGGTAATGACTTGGGGAGATGGTTTAGCAGCATTGGTAGGTCAACGCTTTGGTCAACATAAGTATAAAGTTTTTGGGGTAAATAAAAGCTGGGAAGGCTCTTTGACTATGACGTTAGCCAGCTATATGGTGAGTAGTTTGATTTTGCTGGGTGTACAAGGAAATATCTGGCAAATTTGGGTGGTGTCATTGGCTGTGGCGATCGCAGCTACTGGTTTAGAAGCTGTTTCCTTGTTAGGTATTGATAATTTAACCGTTCCTTTAGGTAGTGCCAGTTTAGCCTTTGTATTAATGCAACTATTGTCAGCTAACTAGGTTGAGATAGGATGTCTGATCGACAATCCAGAATAATGAATTAATTGAATGGGAATAAGCCAAAAAACTGTACTTATTCACTAAAATTTACTATTTTTACTCGCAGAATACCAGGATATCCTAAACACATAAAAGATTTTTTTATATCTACTGTGAGTAGTAAAACTATTGTTTTGATTTCTATCTATAGATTTATGATTTCCTGACAAACAGTGCTTATAGTTGGTTACTTAGGTGGTCAACCCACCAACTGTAAGTGAGGCTAACAATCATGTTACATCCAATATTTTTATCAGAGTTGTTGAGCGATTTATGCGATCAACGACTAGAGTTAATTTTTACTGGCGCAGAGTTGGCGATCATCTGCGATTTTTATGCTGAATAATTATCACGGTATTGCAAAAGCCAAATTGCTGAAATTTTGGGGTTTTGTAGAATCAAGGGATGAAATTTGTTTTGCAGTTTAACATCTGAACTCATCTCGCATTGATACAATACCAATTTTTGATATTAGGATTTACGCAGTGAAACGAAAAATCAAAGGTTTAAGGAAGCGTGTAGGGGTATAGATGTTCACAACCCTGACACCCAACCTCAACAGCTAATCTTTGTGCGTAAGTCCTGGATACCACACAGCCATCTGTGCGATCGCTGTCATTATGAGCAGTTTGTTAGTGCC
This window of the Nostoc sp. HK-01 genome carries:
- a CDS encoding anthranilate synthetase alpha-subunit, with amino-acid sequence MIFPDFSDFSQLASQGNFVPVYQEWVADLDTPVSAWYKVCAGQPYSFLLESVEGGEKIGRYSFVGCDPLWVLEARGETTTQTHRDGSQVVFAGDPFTALAQCLEPYQPIKLPQLPPGIGGLFGFWGYELIRWIEPRVPVHPQDERNIPDGLWMQVDQLIIFDQVKRKIWAIAYSDLRDPNVDLQAAYQTACDRVTNLVSKLSLPVSPQKTILEWTPPGNQKAENTELEYTSNFTRPEFCASVQKAKDYIKAGDIFQVVISQRLSTEYTGDPFALYRSLRQINPSPYMAYFHFQDWQIIGSSPEVMVKAERDPDEGIIATVRPIAGTRPRGKTTKTDAAFAEDLLQDPKEIAEHVMLVDLGRNDLGRVCQSGSVQVDELMVVERYSHVMHIVSNVVGKLAPNKTAWDLLKACFPAGTVSGAPKIRAMEIINELEPSRRGVYSGVYGYYDFEGQLNSAIAIRTMVLRDNIVSVQAGAGLVADSEPEKEYEETLNKARGLLVAIRCLR
- a CDS encoding photosystem I protein PsaD, which translates into the protein MAETLSGKTPLFAGSTGGLLTKAKEEEKYAITWTSPKAQVFELPTGGAATMNQGENLLYLARKEYGIALGGQLRKFKITDYKIYRILPNGETTFIHPADGVFPEKVNPGREKVRHVPRRIGQNPSPSALKFSGKQTYDA
- a CDS encoding pentapeptide repeat-containing protein is translated as MDADELLRRYQTGERNFTQICLHSVNLSEVCLAGINLDSASLVNVTFSHSNLSGANLIAANLAASCLWRTNLSGANLIWTNLKAANLIRANLSNVDLHKASLQKSDLRLADLCNADLSGADLSGADLSYANLSGANLAGANLNGANLTGANLNKADLSYTSLKKTILFKADLSNVDFSQVSLKTVNLDDILVAQ
- a CDS encoding phosphatidate cytidylyltransferase: MLILIPGLTSIPPLWLQITIVAVWVLLILLLSWVVSRFATDDSEIVRKIVHIGTGNVILLAWWLDIPAEVGITASILASIVTLLSYRLPILPGINSVGRQSLGTFFYAVSFGILVAWFWHLQQPQYAAIGIMVMTWGDGLAALVGQRFGQHKYKVFGVNKSWEGSLTMTLASYMVSSLILLGVQGNIWQIWVVSLAVAIAATGLEAVSLLGIDNLTVPLGSASLAFVLMQLLSAN